Below is a genomic region from Nocardioides panacis.
GGACCCGCACCAGCCGCCACCACAGCGGCGTCCGGGCCACGCCGAGGTCGGTGGAGGAGACCGCCTTGTCCAGGGCGTCGTTGAGGTCGGGCAGCCGCGAGACGGAGGCGCGTCGCACCGCGTCGGCCCACGGCTGCGAGAGCTCGGCGCCGACGTCGTCGGCGACCGACCGCACCGCGGTGTCGACCCGGGCGCGCTGCACCCGGCTGGCCTCCGGGACCGAGGCGCGGGCGCTGCCGGTGAGCTCCTTGCCGCCGGAGCCGAGGTCGAGGTGCAGCCGCTTGAGCGGGTCGGGCTTGAACCGGCTGAGCCAGGCGGTCACCGGCCAGCCGGTCGCCTGGGAGGCGCGTCGCCGGGTGGACTTCTCGACCGCCTCGACCACCGTCGGCACGCCGGCCGCGTCCGCGAACGCGTCGACGAGCTCGCTCTTGCGCGCCCGGGCCAGGTCGCCGGGCTTGGCGTCGCCGTTGGCCTGCTGCATCCGCTGCGCGACCGACGCCACGTCGGCCATCAGCCGGGTCCTCACGGCCTTCTTCTCGCCGACCTGCTGGGCGATCGCCCGCTTGAGGTCGGGGATGCCGTCGCCGTGCCGGGCGGAGGTGGCGATCACCTTCACGGTCCCGAGGCCGTCCTCGGCGAGCAGCCGCTCGAGGTCGGCGACCATCGCCGGGCGCCGGGCCTCGGGCACGGTGTCGATGTGGTTGAGCACCACCAGCATGATGTCGCGGTGCGAGGCGAGCGGCTTGAGGTAGCGGTCGTGGATCGCCGCGTCGGCGTACTTCTGCGGGTCGAGCACCCACACGAGCAGGTCGGCCAGCTTGACCAGCCGGTCCACCTCGACGTGGTGGGCGACCTCGGTCGAGTCGTGGTCGGGCAGGTCCAGCAGCACCAGCCCGTTGAGCCCACGGTCCTCGCGCGGCTCGTCGAGCATGCTGTCGCGCATCACCTGGTGACGCTTGGGGACGCCCAGCCAGTCGAGCAGCTCCGCGGCCCCGTCGGCACCCCAGGCGCACGCCATCGTCCACGACGTGGTCGGGCGGCGCACGCCGATGGCGGCGAGCTCCAGCCCGGTGACGGCGTTGAACGTCGAGGACTTGCCCGACCCGGTCGCGCCGGCCAGCGCGACGACCGTGTGGTCGCCGGACAGCCGGAGCCGGGCACCGGCGCGCTCGGCGACCGCGGCGGCCTCGTCGACCAGCGCGTCGTCGAGGCGTCCCCGGGCGGAGCGGGCCGCCTCGTCCAGGCCGTCGATGCGGTCCACCACGTCCGAGCGCCTGCCCACGAGCTTCTTGGCCCCTTCCACCAGCGCGGTCACGCGGAGTCGCCGGTGCCGTGCAGCGTGCCGGGTCCCTTGTCGGCGAACCGCAGGTCGTCGACCCGCCGGGACACCTCACGCAGCCGGTCCACGTCGCCCTCCTCGATGCCCAGGTCGTCGAGGACCGTGACGAAGCGGGCCCGCTCGGCGTCCATCAGGGCGGTGACCCGTTCGTTCAGGTCCTCGCGGGCGGCGGCGGCCAGCCGGCGGACGGCCTGGTCGCCGAACACCGCCTCCAGGAGCTTCTGCCCGACCACGGCGCTGCCGCCGGCGATGCCGACCTCGGCACCGGAGACGCCGGCGGTGTGCGCGAAGACCACCACCATCAGCGCGACCGAGAGACCGTTGACCCCGAAGGCCAGGAACCGCGCGGTGGAGCGCTTCTCGGCGCCCTCCGAGCGCACCATCTCCAGCACGCCGTGCTGCCAGTCGCGCACCGACCGCTCGGCGCGGACCCGGAAGTCGCGGGAGGCGCGGCCCAGCTCGCGACCGGAGTCCTCGGCGAGGTGCTGCCCCGCGGTCACCGAGCGCCAGGAGGCCTCGGCCCGCTCGGCGGCGCTCTCGGCGTGCTCCAGGATCAGGGTCTCCAGGCCGGACTCGACGGCGACGGTCACCCGCTCGGCCTGCATCGGCTTGCCGCGCACCCAGCCGACGACCCGGTCCCGCAGCCAACCGACCTTGGTCTCCAGCGAGCGCAGCAGCTCGCCGGTGCCGACGAACTCCTGCCAGCGGGCCAGCACCTCGCCGCGCAGCAGGGTGCCGTCCGCCGACGCGTCGTCGATCCGGGCGATCGCCTCGTCGTAGGCGCGGTGCACGTCCTCGCGCAGCCGGCGCTCCATCACGAGCTGCTCGGCAGCCGCGTCGGCGATGTCGTGGGTACGCCGCGACACGGACCGCACGGCCCCGTCGAGGGTCTTCTTCACCACCGCCGCCCGTGCCGAGGAGTCGGAGGCGAGCCCGTCGAGCCAGCCGCGGATCTCCGCCACCTCCGCGGCGGGGAGCAGGCCGTCGTCGTCGACGGTGCCCTCGGTGACCGCGAACAGCGGGGAGTCGCGCAGGCCGCGGGAGGTGAGCATCCGGGCGAGGTGGCCGCTGACCTCCTCGACGGCCTCGGGGGCGGTGCGGTCGAGCACGATCGCCACCGCGGTGCTCCGCTCCGCGGCCGCCTTGAGGTAGTCCCACGGCACCTGGTCGGCGTAGCGCGCGGCCGACGTCACGAACAGCCAGAGGTCCGCGGCGGCGAGCAGCTCGGCCGCGAGCGTGCGGTTGCGCTCCTCCACCGAGTCGATGTCGGGGGCGTCCAGGATGGCCAGGCCCTCCGGGACGCTGTCGGCGGCGACCAGCTGCAGGGCGCCGGGGTCACCGGTCGCCCCGGTGGTGCGGGCCAGCCCCGGCAGGATCCGCTCCTTGTCGAACCAGTCGACGTCGGCCGGGTTGTGCACCAGCACCGGCGAGCGGGTCGTCGGGCGCAACACGCCGGGCTCGGTGACGCGGCGGCCGACCAGCGAGTTCACCAGGGTGGACTTGCCGGCGCCGGTCGAGCCGCCGACCACGGTCAGCAGCGGGGCCTCGATCTGGATCAGCCGCGGCAGGACGTAGTCCTCGAGCTGGTCGACCATCGCGCGCCGCATCACGCGGTGCTCCTCGGCCCCGGGGACGTCGAGCGGCAGCGCGACCCCGTCGAGGGCGGCGCGCAGCCGGATCAGCGCGGCCACCATGTCGGTGGTCGCCACGGAGTCGACGTGGCCGGAGGGGGTCACCGGGGCGGTCACCGGCCACCGTCCCACTGCACGGCGGCCGGGAAGGCGGGCACCGGCGCCGCGTGCGGGAACTGGACGTAGGGCCGCAGGGCGTGCAGCCGCTGGACCATCGCGGTGCCGCGCTCGGCGAAGTCCGCCGGCGCGGTGCCGCGCAGGTAGCGGTCGTGCAGGAAGCCGAGCTCGATGGCCTGCTGCTGGTACTCGCGCATCACCCGCTCGGCGACCGGGCCGCCGTAGGCGCGCGCCCCGCGACGGCTCGCCCGGCGGGCCGAGAGCCGCACCAGCCAGGGCACCTCGGCGGCGCCGATCAGCCCGCGCCGGGCGCAGTCGGACAGCGAGCGGGTGAGCATCCGGCCCTCCCGGTTGCGGGCCCACACGGCGAAGCCGACGAGCAGCAGGAACGCCGGCACCATCGCCAGCACGTAGGTGAGCACGAACGTGCCGCCGCCCCCGAAGAACGCGGACGCGTTCCAGGTGGCGTGGGCGACGACGGCGGCGACGTACCCCAGGAGCGGCGCGAGGACCCGCCAGCCCTTGTGCCTGGTGACGACGGCGAAGCCCACGCCGAGCCCGATGAAGGCGGTGAAGAGCGGGTGCGCGAACGGGCTGAAGATGCCGCGTACGACGAACAGGCCGGTCGCCGAGCCGAGGCCGCCGTCCTGTCCCTCGCCGCCCATGTAGGCGCCGCCGAGGTAGAGGATGTTCTCGGTGAACGCGAAGCCCACGCCGACCAGCCCGGCGTAGACGATCCCGTCGAGGACCCCGTCGATGACCCGCCGGCGGAACCACAGCAGCAGCAGGATGAACAGTCCCTTGGCGCCCTCCTCGGTGACCGGCGCGACGATCGCGGCCGACCAGTCGTCGGGGGTGCCGAGCACGATCTGGTCCAGGGACTGCAGCACCAGCGCGGCGGCGGTCGCCACCACGGCGCCCCAGAAGAACGCGAGCACCAGGAGCCGCACCGGCTCGGGCTCGTAGCGGTCCAGCCACAGGAAGGACGCGATCACCGGTCCGACGGGCAGCGCGGCGAGCACCACCCCGACCGCGAGGGCACCGGGTGCGTTCGCGAGCACGAGGACCAGGCACATCACCCCGGCGCCGAGCAGCATCAGGACCGAGACGACGACGGTGAACACGGCGCAGCCCCGCCGACGGGGGCGGCGCAGCAGGTCCGGGGGCACGGCCGCGGGCGCGACGGCAGCCGGGCCCGGTCCGCCGGACTGCTTGCTGGTGTGCTGACCCGAGCCGTTCACAGGCGCCAGCCTAACGGGGCGGCGCACCTGCACCGTCCCGCGAGGGTGCCTGCGTCGTACAGTGGGCGCCGTGAACGAGCAGCCGAAGACCACCCTGACCACGGAGTCGCACGACCAGGGCGTGCCCGAGGCCTACGCCGCCTTCATGCGTGAGGGGTGGGGCGAGCGTGAGCTGCACCTCCCCCGTCACCCCGTGGCCGACTGGTCCGCACGTCGTCGCCAGGCCCTGGCCGACGCCTTCCCGGGCGAGCGGCTGGTCGTCCCGGCGGGCCAGTTCAAGGTCCGCGCCAACGACACCGACTACCGGTTCCGCGCCGACACCGCGCACGTGCACCTGACCGGCAACCAGACCAGCGACGCGGTCCTGGTGGTGGAGGACGGCGAGTCGGTGCTCTACGCCCGGCCGCGCTCGTCGAGGCAGACCGACGAGTTCTTCCGCGACCGCCGGTACGGCGAGCTGTGGGCCGGCCGTCGCCCCTCCCTCAAGGAGATCTCCGACTCGCTCGGCTTCGAGGTCCGCCACCTCGAGGAGCTCGAGGCCCGCCTCGGCACCTCCGCCAAGACCCGCGTGCTCCGCGACGTCGACCCGTACGTCGACCAGGCGGTGCCCGGCGACGGCGCCCGCGACCACGACTTCGCCCGGGTGCTCTCCGAGATGCGGCTGGTCAAGGACGCCTGGGAGCTCGAGCAGCTGCAGGAGGCCTGCGACATCACCGCGCTCGGCTTCTCCGACAGCGTCCGCGAGTGGGACAACGTCCTGGAGCACGGCGAGCGTTGGCTCGAGGGCACGTTCTTCCGCCGGGCCCGCACGATGGGCAACGACCTCGGCTACGACTCGATCGTGGCCGGCGGGAGCCACGCCACGACGCTGCACTGGACCGAGAACAGCGGCCCGGTCACCCCCGGCCAGCTCCTGCTGCTCGACATGGGCGTCGAGGGCAACAACCTCTACACCGCCGACGTCACGCGCACGCTGCCCGTGGACGGCACGTTCACCACGCTGCAGCGCGACCTCTACACGCTGGTGCTGACCGCCCAGCAGGCCGGCATCGACACCATCCGGCCGGGCGCCGACTTCCAGGCGCCGCACGACGCCGCGATGCACGTCATCGCCCACGGGCTCGAGGACCTCGGTCTGCTGCCGGTCTCCGCCGAGGAGGCGCTCGCCCCCGACAGCAAGGTCTACACCCGCTGGACGCTGCACTCGACGAGCCACATGCTCGGCCTCGACGTGCACGACTGCGCGGCCGCGGCCCCCGAGCGCTACAAGAACGGCGAGCTCGCCGCGGGCATGGTGCTCACCGTCGAGCCGGGCCTGTACTTCCAGGAGGACGACCTGCTGGTGCCCGAGGAGCTGCGCGGCATCGGCATCCGCATCGAGGACGACATCGCGGTCACCGACGACGGCTGGACCAACCTGTCCGCGTCGCTGCCCCGTGAGCCGGACGCCCTCGAGGCGTGGATGGCCGACCTGCGCGGCTGACCCCCCGGCGGCGGGTCAGCCGACGAGCCCCGCGGTCCTCTTCTCGCGCCGCGCCCGCTGCTGCTGCGGGTCGGCCACGGGGGCTGCCGCGAGCAGCCCGGCGGTGTAGGGGTGCTCGGGACGGTGCAGGACCTGGGCGGTCTCGCCGTGCTCGACGATCACCCCCTCGTGCATCACCGCGACGCGGTCGGCCACCGCGCCCACGACCGCGAGGTCGTGGGTGATGAACAGGCAGGCGAAGCCGAGCTCGTCCTGCAGCCGGCCCAGGAGCGCGAGCACGCGGGCCTGCACGGAGACGTCGAGCGCGCTGGTCGGCTCGTCGGCCACGACCAGCCGGGGGCGCAGCACCAGCGCCCGGGCGATCGCGACGCGCTGCCGCTGGCCGCCGGACAGCTGGTGCGGGAACCGGGTCGCGAAGCCGGGGTCCAGGTCGACCGACGAGAGCACCTCGGCGACCCGGGCCCGGGCAGCCGCGCCCGGCACGGACGCCAGCCGCAGGGGCTCGGCGATCGAGCGGCCGACGGGGTGCCGGGGGTTGAGCGAGGAGCTGGGGTCCTGGAAGACGATGCCGACCTCGCGCAGCAGGGTGCGCCGCCGGGCTCGTGACGAGGTCGTGAGGTCCGTGCCGCCGAGCGTGGCGCGCCCCTCGGTCGGTCGCACCAGCCCGGTCAGCGCGCGGCCGAGCGTGGACTTCCCCGACCCGGACTCCCCCACCAGGCCCAGCGTCTCGCCCTGCCGGAGCGAGAGGTCGACGCCGCGGACGGCGTGCACGGCGCCGGGGCCGCGCCCGTAGCGGACACCGACCTGCTCGAGCCGGACGACCTCCCGCGCGTCGGGACGGCCCGCGGCGCTCCGGTCCTCGGGCAGCGCCGGCACCGCTGCGAGCAGGGTGCGGGTGTACGCCTCGCGCGGCGCGCCCAGCACCTCCTCGACCGGGCCCCGCTCGACGACCCGGCCGTCGTGCATCACCGCCACGTCGTCGGCGAGGTCGGCGACCACGCCCATGTCGTGGGTGATCAGCAGCACCGCCGTCCCTCGCGCGGCCAGGCCGCGGAGCAGGTCGAGGATGCCGGCCTGCACGGTGACGTCGAGCGCGGTGGTCGGCTCGTCCGCGATCAGCAGCTCGGGCTCGCACCCGGTCGCCATCGCGATCATCGCCCGTTGCAGCTGGCCACCCGAGAGCTCGTGCGGGTACGACGCGGCGACCCGCTCGGGCGCGTCGAGGCCGACCGAGGCGAGCAGCTCCCGCACGGTGCCCGCGCTGCCGCCCCGGGCCCGGCCGTGCGCCTGCAGGGCCTCCTCGATCTGCCGCCCGATCCGGTGCACGGGGTTCCAGGCCGACATCGGCTCCTGGAACACCGTGCCGACCCGAGCCCCGCGCACCGCCCGGAGCGCGGCGTCGTCCACGGTGAGCAGGTCGTCGTCCCCCAGCAGCACCCGGCCGCCGACCCGCACGTCCGGCGGGTGCAGCCGCAGCACCGACTGGGCCGTGACCGACTTGCCGGAGCCGGACTCCCCCACGAGTGCGAGGACACGCCCGCGTCGTACGTCGAGGTCGATGCCGTGCACGACCTCCCGCGGGCCGGCCCGGTCCGGGAAGGCGACCGTCAGCCCACGGATCCGCAGGAGAGCCGGTGCGGTCACTTCGAGATCGAGACGCGCAGGTAGTTCGGGTAGTTGGGGAACCCGGACACGTCGAAGTTCTGCACGCCGGAGCCCCGCAGGAACGCGTTGCGCGCGTAGAGCAGGGGCACGACGGGCGCGTCCTGCATGATCCGCCGGTCGGCCTGCGCCCAGGTGCGCTGCGCCACCGACGGGTCCACCTCGCCGGTCGCCCTGGCGATCAGGGCGTCGACCTGCGGGACGGAGTAGCGCGAGAGGTTGAAGTTCCCGCCACCGATCTGGTTGGAGGCGAACAGCGGGGAGATGTTGCCGTTCGCACTGGGGAAGTCGGGCTGCCAGCTGCCGACGGTGAGGTCGTAGTCGCCCTTGTCGTCGGTGATCGCGTCGTAGTAGACGTTGACGTCCTTGGGCTCGATCTTCACGGTGATGCCGGCGCGCTGGAGGCCCTGCTGGATCGCCTCGGCCTTGGCGACCGACCCGGTGTCGTTGGCGGTCACCAGGGTGAGCTGCAGGTTCTCGGCCCCCGCTGCCGCGAGCAGCGACTTGGCCTTCGCGACGTCACCGGTCTCGTCGGCCGGGTAGAGGTCGTAGTCCTGACGGCCGGGGATACCGGGCGTGATCAGGGTGCTGGCGATCTCGCCGCCCTGCGAGCCGCCGGTCGCGAGCTGGAACGCCCGCTTGTCCACGGCGTACTCGATGGCCCGGCGGACCCGGACGTCCTTGAGTCCCGGGCGCCGGTTGTTGAGCGCGAGGTACTGCAGCGCGCCGGGCTTCGACAGCGCGAGCCGGGCCTTGGCGCCGGGGTTGCTGGTGATCTGCTTGAGCTGCGCGGGCGGCACGAACCCGGCCCCGAACGCGTTCTTGGCGTCCCCGGAGTCGGCGATCAGCTGCTGGGCCGCGACGGTGTCCTCCTGGCTGAGCTTGAACACGACCGTGTCGGGCCCACCGGTGCGGATCTCGTCGGTCTCCCTGCTCCACTCCGGGTTGCGGACCAGGGTGACCGCGGTGCCGGGCTTGCTGCTCTTGACCTCGTAGGGCCCCGAGGCGACCGGGTCGTTGCCGTAGGTGGCCGGCTTGGTGTCGGCCGACTTCGGGACCGGCGCGAACGCGGGCATCGACGCGATCCAGGGCCAGTCGCCGTACGCCGTGCCGAGCTTGAACACGATCGTGCGGTCGTCGGGCGTCTCGACGGAGGAGAGCTCCTTGCCGTCGTACGGGCCGGTGTACTTGTCGCCGCCGACCAGCAGCGTCTTGTGGTAGCCGAGGCCGCCGGAGAGCTCGGGCGCGAAGGACCGCTCGAGGCCGTACTTGATGTCGGCCGAGGTGATCGGCGAGCCGTCGGAGAACTTCAGGCCGGGCTTCAGGGTGTAGGTCCAGGTGCGGCCGCCGTCGCTGGCCCGGCCGGTGTCGGTCGCGAGGTCCGGGACGACCCGCGGCTCCTGGCCGGGCCGGATGTCCCAGGTGGTGAGCCGCCGGTGGACCAGGCCCTGCGAGGTGATGGCCAGGCTCTGGCTCTTCGCGGGGTCGAAGCTCTGCTCGTCGGCCGAGCTGTAGATGGTGAGAGTCCCGCCCTTGTGGAAGCCGGACGACGACGACTCCTGGGGGGAGTTGGCGTTGCAGGCCGTCGTGGTCAGGGCGAGGGCAG
It encodes:
- a CDS encoding aminopeptidase P family protein encodes the protein MNEQPKTTLTTESHDQGVPEAYAAFMREGWGERELHLPRHPVADWSARRRQALADAFPGERLVVPAGQFKVRANDTDYRFRADTAHVHLTGNQTSDAVLVVEDGESVLYARPRSSRQTDEFFRDRRYGELWAGRRPSLKEISDSLGFEVRHLEELEARLGTSAKTRVLRDVDPYVDQAVPGDGARDHDFARVLSEMRLVKDAWELEQLQEACDITALGFSDSVREWDNVLEHGERWLEGTFFRRARTMGNDLGYDSIVAGGSHATTLHWTENSGPVTPGQLLLLDMGVEGNNLYTADVTRTLPVDGTFTTLQRDLYTLVLTAQQAGIDTIRPGADFQAPHDAAMHVIAHGLEDLGLLPVSAEEALAPDSKVYTRWTLHSTSHMLGLDVHDCAAAAPERYKNGELAAGMVLTVEPGLYFQEDDLLVPEELRGIGIRIEDDIAVTDDGWTNLSASLPREPDALEAWMADLRG
- a CDS encoding dipeptide ABC transporter ATP-binding protein, with amino-acid sequence MTAPALLRIRGLTVAFPDRAGPREVVHGIDLDVRRGRVLALVGESGSGKSVTAQSVLRLHPPDVRVGGRVLLGDDDLLTVDDAALRAVRGARVGTVFQEPMSAWNPVHRIGRQIEEALQAHGRARGGSAGTVRELLASVGLDAPERVAASYPHELSGGQLQRAMIAMATGCEPELLIADEPTTALDVTVQAGILDLLRGLAARGTAVLLITHDMGVVADLADDVAVMHDGRVVERGPVEEVLGAPREAYTRTLLAAVPALPEDRSAAGRPDAREVVRLEQVGVRYGRGPGAVHAVRGVDLSLRQGETLGLVGESGSGKSTLGRALTGLVRPTEGRATLGGTDLTTSSRARRRTLLREVGIVFQDPSSSLNPRHPVGRSIAEPLRLASVPGAAARARVAEVLSSVDLDPGFATRFPHQLSGGQRQRVAIARALVLRPRLVVADEPTSALDVSVQARVLALLGRLQDELGFACLFITHDLAVVGAVADRVAVMHEGVIVEHGETAQVLHRPEHPYTAGLLAAAPVADPQQQRARREKRTAGLVG
- a CDS encoding ABC transporter substrate-binding protein; the protein is MNRTLRALVATAALALTTTACNANSPQESSSSGFHKGGTLTIYSSADEQSFDPAKSQSLAITSQGLVHRRLTTWDIRPGQEPRVVPDLATDTGRASDGGRTWTYTLKPGLKFSDGSPITSADIKYGLERSFAPELSGGLGYHKTLLVGGDKYTGPYDGKELSSVETPDDRTIVFKLGTAYGDWPWIASMPAFAPVPKSADTKPATYGNDPVASGPYEVKSSKPGTAVTLVRNPEWSRETDEIRTGGPDTVVFKLSQEDTVAAQQLIADSGDAKNAFGAGFVPPAQLKQITSNPGAKARLALSKPGALQYLALNNRRPGLKDVRVRRAIEYAVDKRAFQLATGGSQGGEIASTLITPGIPGRQDYDLYPADETGDVAKAKSLLAAAGAENLQLTLVTANDTGSVAKAEAIQQGLQRAGITVKIEPKDVNVYYDAITDDKGDYDLTVGSWQPDFPSANGNISPLFASNQIGGGNFNLSRYSVPQVDALIARATGEVDPSVAQRTWAQADRRIMQDAPVVPLLYARNAFLRGSGVQNFDVSGFPNYPNYLRVSISK
- a CDS encoding GTPase → MTALVEGAKKLVGRRSDVVDRIDGLDEAARSARGRLDDALVDEAAAVAERAGARLRLSGDHTVVALAGATGSGKSSTFNAVTGLELAAIGVRRPTTSWTMACAWGADGAAELLDWLGVPKRHQVMRDSMLDEPREDRGLNGLVLLDLPDHDSTEVAHHVEVDRLVKLADLLVWVLDPQKYADAAIHDRYLKPLASHRDIMLVVLNHIDTVPEARRPAMVADLERLLAEDGLGTVKVIATSARHGDGIPDLKRAIAQQVGEKKAVRTRLMADVASVAQRMQQANGDAKPGDLARARKSELVDAFADAAGVPTVVEAVEKSTRRRASQATGWPVTAWLSRFKPDPLKRLHLDLGSGGKELTGSARASVPEASRVQRARVDTAVRSVADDVGAELSQPWADAVRRASVSRLPDLNDALDKAVSSTDLGVARTPLWWRLVRVLQWLLMLAALVGGLWLLGLAVLGYLQLSVPSAPDSAGGLPLPTLLLLGGVALGILLGLVCKAVVGLSARSKARSADRRLRAAIGEVTERLVVEPVEAEVEAYRATRAGLAAALK
- a CDS encoding PrsW family intramembrane metalloprotease, giving the protein MNGSGQHTSKQSGGPGPAAVAPAAVPPDLLRRPRRRGCAVFTVVVSVLMLLGAGVMCLVLVLANAPGALAVGVVLAALPVGPVIASFLWLDRYEPEPVRLLVLAFFWGAVVATAAALVLQSLDQIVLGTPDDWSAAIVAPVTEEGAKGLFILLLLWFRRRVIDGVLDGIVYAGLVGVGFAFTENILYLGGAYMGGEGQDGGLGSATGLFVVRGIFSPFAHPLFTAFIGLGVGFAVVTRHKGWRVLAPLLGYVAAVVAHATWNASAFFGGGGTFVLTYVLAMVPAFLLLVGFAVWARNREGRMLTRSLSDCARRGLIGAAEVPWLVRLSARRASRRGARAYGGPVAERVMREYQQQAIELGFLHDRYLRGTAPADFAERGTAMVQRLHALRPYVQFPHAAPVPAFPAAVQWDGGR
- a CDS encoding ABC transporter yields the protein MTAPVTPSGHVDSVATTDMVAALIRLRAALDGVALPLDVPGAEEHRVMRRAMVDQLEDYVLPRLIQIEAPLLTVVGGSTGAGKSTLVNSLVGRRVTEPGVLRPTTRSPVLVHNPADVDWFDKERILPGLARTTGATGDPGALQLVAADSVPEGLAILDAPDIDSVEERNRTLAAELLAAADLWLFVTSAARYADQVPWDYLKAAAERSTAVAIVLDRTAPEAVEEVSGHLARMLTSRGLRDSPLFAVTEGTVDDDGLLPAAEVAEIRGWLDGLASDSSARAAVVKKTLDGAVRSVSRRTHDIADAAAEQLVMERRLREDVHRAYDEAIARIDDASADGTLLRGEVLARWQEFVGTGELLRSLETKVGWLRDRVVGWVRGKPMQAERVTVAVESGLETLILEHAESAAERAEASWRSVTAGQHLAEDSGRELGRASRDFRVRAERSVRDWQHGVLEMVRSEGAEKRSTARFLAFGVNGLSVALMVVVFAHTAGVSGAEVGIAGGSAVVGQKLLEAVFGDQAVRRLAAAAREDLNERVTALMDAERARFVTVLDDLGIEEGDVDRLREVSRRVDDLRFADKGPGTLHGTGDSA